A segment of the Melospiza melodia melodia isolate bMelMel2 unplaced genomic scaffold, bMelMel2.pri scaffold_254, whole genome shotgun sequence genome:
tgctcccaaaaccagccccaaaaagaccccaaaactgccccaaaaccagcCCTAAAAATACTCCCAAAACTGTCCCATAaaagaccccaaaaccagccccaaaaatgctcccaaaccaccccaaaactgccccaaaatcagcccaaaaaatggtcccaaaaccagccccaaaaagaccccaaaaccatctcaaaactgacccaaaaccagcccaaaaatgCTCCCAAACCACCCAAAAGTgtcccaaaaccaaccccaaaactgccccaaaactgtcccaaaaccgccccaaaaccACCCGAAAACAGCCCCAGAACGGCCCCAAAACTGTCCCCCAAACAgcccaaaaagaccccaaaactgccccaaaaatgctccaaaccaccccaaaaatgctcccaaaccacccccaaaaccgccccaaaactgccccaaaactgtcccaaaaaaccccaaaaccaaccccaaaactgtccccaaaccagccccaaaaatcccccccaaaacagccccaaaaatgctcccaaaaccaccccaaaaacttttccaaaaccaccccaaaactgtcccaaaaccacccaaaaatgttccaaaaccagccccaaaaatgctcccaaaccaccccaaaactgccccaaaaccagccccaaaaaccccaaaacagcccaaaaaatgcttccaaaccaccccaaaactgccccaaaaccagccccaaaaatgctccAAACCACCCAAAAATGCTCCCAAACCACCCCCAAACAACTgccccaaaactgtcccaaaaaaccccaaaaccaacccaaaactgtccccaaaccagccccaaaaatcccccaaaacagccccaaaaatgctcccaaaaccaccccaaaacttttccaaaaccaccccaaaactgtccaaaaccaccccaaaaatgttccaaaaccagccccaaaaatgctcccaaaaccaccccagaactgtcccaaaaccacccccaaaactgtcccaaaaccagccccaaaaatgctccccaaaccaccccaaaaatgctcccaaccacccccaaaaccaaccccaaaactgccccaaaactgccccaaaactgtccccaaaaaaccccaaaaccaaccccaaaactgtccccaaaacagccccaaaaatgctcccaaaacagccccaaaatgctcccaaaaccaccccaaaactgccccaaaactgccccaaaactgccccaaaaccaccccaaaaccagccccaaaaagaccccaaaaccaacccaaaactctccccaaaccagccccaaaaagaccccaaaactgcccaaaaatgctcccaaaaccaccccaaaactgccccaaaaccagcccaaaaaactgttccaaaaccagccccaaaaatgctcccaaaccaccccaaaaatgctcccaaaccaccccaaaactgccccaaaaccagccaaaaaaagaccccaaaacagccccaagaCTGtcccaaaaagaccccaaaacagccccaaaatgctcccaaaaccaccccaaaacttttccaaaccaaccccaaaatgctcccaaaccaccccaaaaccccgcTGGACGCAGCCCCAATCAGctcaaaatcagccccaaaaatgctcccaggaccccaaaactggatccaaaaataccccaaaaccatccctgaaacagccccaaaatgccccaaaaccaccccaaaaactgtcccaaagatgtccccaaaccaccccaaaaattaaactgcccctaaaacaccccaaaaccagccccaaagcatcccagaaatcccaaaacagcctaaaatctcccaaaaatccccccagcaccccaaaacctccctgacaccccccaaaaaaaaccctgagcaccccaaaaatcccccaaaacaccccagaaATGCCCCCTAAAATCAccctaaaaccccccaaaaacaccccaaaaatccccccagcaccccaaaacctccctgacacccccaaaaaaaaaacctgagcaccccaaaaatcccccaaacaccccaaaaaatccccctaaaatcacctaaaaccccccaaaaacaccccaaaaaatcccccccaaatcaccctaaaaccccccaaaaacaccctaaaatcactctaaaacccccaaaatttcatcTTTATGATTTCCCAGACCCTAAAGAATTTTGGGGTGCCCCAAATCATTTTGGggttccccaaattccccccaaaagccccccaaaatcccaagaaACCTCAACCCCCCCCTCAATAACgctcaaaataccccaaaaacccccccaggaccccaaaatatccccaaaatccccccaaaccagccccaaaaacaccccaaaaatcccccagcaccccaaaacctccctgacaccccaaaaaaaaacctgagcaccccaaaaatgccccaaaacaccccaaaaaatcccccctaaaatcaccctaaaaccccccaaaaacacccaaaaaatcccccccaaatcaccctaaaaccccccaaaaacaccctaaaatcaccctaaaacccccaaaatttcatcTTTATGATTTCCCAGACCCTAAAGAATTTTGGGGTGCCCCAAATCATTTTGGggttcccccaaattccccccaaaaccccccaaaatccccaagaaaCCTCAACCCCCCCCTCAATAACgctcaaaataccccaaaacccccccaggaccccaaaatatccccaaaatccccccaaaaccatccccaaaaaacaccccaaaaatccccccagcaccccaaaacctccctgacaccccaaaaaaaaaacctgagcaccccaaaaatcccccaaaacaccccaaaaatccccccccaaatcaccctaaaacccccaaaaacaccctaaaatcaccctaaaacccccaaaatttcgtCTTTATGATTTCCCAGACCCTAAAGAATTTTGGGGTGCCCCAAatcattttggggtgtccccaaatTTCTCCCCCCAGCCCCGATGGGTTCCTGTACCAAAAGCACctcaaaaccagccccaaaatccccaaaatttcaccAAAATTtcaccaaaacagccccaaaatctcccccagcaccccaaaatctccctggcACTCCCCAAAAAAAActgagcaccccaaaaatcccaaaaatgccccccaaaaatctttccaggaccccaaaaatccccccaaacaccccaaaaatgcccctaaAATCACCCTAAAACCACCCAAAAACAcctaaaaaacaccaaaaaaaacccccaaaacaccaaaaaccaccacaaaaacccccaaaatttcatcTTTATGATTTCCCAGACCCTAAAGAATTTTGGGGTGCCCCAAatcattttggggtgtccccaaattccccccaaaacccccccaaaatccccaagaaaCCTCAACCCCCCCCCCTCAATAACgctcaaaataccccaaaacccccccaggaccccaaaatatccccaaaatcccccaaaaccagccccaaaaacaccccaaaaatccccccagcaccccaaaacctccctgacacccccaaaaaaaacctgagcaccccaaaaatcccccaaaacaccccaaaaatcccccctaaaatcaccctaaaaccccccaaaaacacccaaataATCCCCCTAAAATCaccacaaaaccccccaaaatacccaaaaatcccctcaaaacccccaaaatttcatcTTTATGATTTCCCAGACCCTAAAGAATTTTGGGGTGCCCCAAatcattttggggtgtccccaaatttctcccccagCCCCGACGGGTTCCTGTACCAAAAGCACctcaaaaccagccccaaaatcccccaaaatttcaccAAAATTtcaccaaaacagccccaaaatctcccccaggaccccaaaatctccctggcACTCCCAAAAAAAAActgagcaccccaaaaatccccaaaaatgccccccaaaaatctttccaggaccccaaaaatcccccaaacaccccaaaaatgcccctaaAATCACCCTAAAACCACCCAAAAACAcctaaaaaacaccaaaaaaaacccccaaaacacccaaaaacaccacaaaaacccccaaaatttcatcTTTATGATTTCCCAGACCTAAAGAATTTTGGGGTGCCCCAAatcattttggggtgtccccaaatttctcccccagCCCCGACGGGTTCCTGTACGAGCGCGAGGCCATCGTGAGTTACCTGCTGCACCAGAAAACCAAAATCGCCCGAGAGACCAAGGTGagaaccccaaaaaatgccccaaaatgccccaaaaatgcatccaaaaatctcccacaaaaatccccaaaaaagtctccaaaatacctccaaaaatccccccaaaatctgcTAAAATTCCatccaaataccccaaaaatacctcaaaaaataccccaaaaaatctccaaaaattctatcaaaataccccaaaaaatctaaaaagatccccccaaaatctccaaaagtTCCatccaaataccccaaaaatatctgaaaaaacccttaaaaaatactcccaaaataccccccaaaaaacccttcaaaatccccccaaaaaatctaaaaaaaatcccccaaagttTCCAAAAACTCtatcaaaataccccaaaaataccttaaaaaatacgtcaaaaatacccccaaaaatccctctaAAATTGCTCCAAAAATTCCgtccaaataccccaaaataccttaaaaaatacaccaaaaataccccaaaaatacccaaaaatccccctaaaatagCTCCAAAAATTCTgtccaaataccccaaaatacctttaaaaatacaccaaaaatacccccaaaaatgccccaaaaataccccaaaatacccccaaaatgcatccaaaaatgccccaaaaaagcccccaaaatgccccaaaaatgcatccaaaaataccccaaaaaatgtcccaaaaatacccccaaaaatgCCACAAAATTGAgtccaaaaatgccccaaaaatgcccccaaaatacCCCTAAAATAGCTCCAAAAATTCcatcaaaataccccaaaaatatctaaaaaaaactctttaaaaatacacaaaaataccccaaaaaaaacccccaaaaatccccctaaaatacCTCCAAAAGTATCCCAGAAATCTCCAAAAATTCcatcaaaataccccaaaaatacctccaaaaatcccccccaaaattggcaaaaattccatccaaataacctaaaataccttaaaaaacacaccaaaaataccccaaaaatacccctaaAATAGCTCCAAAAATTCcatcaaaataccccaaaaatacctcaaaaataccccaaaaatatccaAAAATTCCATCGAAATACCCCAAAAATGcatcaaaaaattccccaaaaatgccccaaaaatgcatccaaaaataccccaaaaatgcccccaaaataccccaaaatgccccaaaaatgcccccaaaatgcatccaaaaatatcccaaaaaataccccaaaaatgccccaaaaaaaaacccccaaaaatgtcccaaaaataccccaaaaatgccccaaaaatgcatccaaaaatgcccccaaaatacccaaaatgccccaaaaatctcccacaaaaatcccaaagaagTCTCAAAAATACCTccaaaatttggggtaaaatccctgaaattttgtggtaaaaaatcccaaaaatttggggtaaaactgaggagttggggaaaaaaaattcagaaatttgggataaaaaccccaaaaatttggtgcaaaatccctgaaattttgtggtaaattcccagaaattttgggataaaaaaatcccaaaaatttggtGTAAAATCCCAGAAATTTTGGgataaaaattcccaaaaatttggggtaaaactGAGGGAGTTGGgctaaaaaaaattcagaaatttgggataaaaaccccaaaaatttggtgcaaaatccctgaaattttgtggtaaattcccagaaattttgggataaaaaaatcccaaaaatttggtGTAAAATCCCAGAAATTTTGGgataaaaattccccaaaaaatttggggtaaaactGAGGGAGTTGGcctaaaaaaaatccagaaatttgggatgaaaaaccccaaaactttggtgtaaaatccctgaaattttgtggtaaattcccagaaattttgggataaaaaaatcccaaaaatttggggtaaaaactGAGGGAAT
Coding sequences within it:
- the NOSIP gene encoding nitric oxide synthase-interacting protein isoform X1; this translates as MTRHGKNCTAGAVYSYHERKKDTAASGYGTQRVRVGRDAIKDFDCCCLSLQPCRDPVVTPDGFLYEREAIVSYLLHQKTKIARETKVRTPKNAPKCPKNASKNLPQKSPKKSPKYLQKSPQNLLKFHPNTPKIPQKIPQKISKNSIKIPQKI